The following proteins come from a genomic window of Nicotiana tomentosiformis chromosome 12, ASM39032v3, whole genome shotgun sequence:
- the LOC104112248 gene encoding transcription factor BEE 3-like — translation MAYHLLNPDMQINNPPFSVFNIDSSLNFNNQFPELNLNPTSLEMSNFNFQSFVGFSHENILTQTPEFPVCLTANFHGIFQEDDKNKVTIQARNDINESKKRKTIETPESSSAYSSPAVSWSGTKRKTSKGKGKKVKSDEKEEDNPRQVVHVRAKRGQATDSHSLAERVRRGKINERLKCLQDIVPGCYKSMGMAVMLDEIINYVQSLQNQVEFLSMKLSAASTYNNFNSETYILETLQRAKAYEAHIMQKLRKEGCEGVASSNQIGPLDHSFGCYPQLPYNT, via the exons ATGGCTTATCATTTACTCAATCCAGACATGCAAATCAATAATCCACCATTTTCTGTATTTAACATTGACTCCAGCTTGAATTTCAATAACCAGTTTCCTGAACTAAACCTGAACCCCACTTCCTTAGAGATGTCAAACTTCAATTTTCAGAGCTTTGTTGGATTTTCCCATGAAAATATTTTAACCCAAACACCTGAATTCCCAGTTTGTTTAACAGCAAATTTCCATGGAATTTTTCAAGAAGATGACAAGAATAAGGTTACAATCCAAGCTAGAAATGATATCAATGAAAGCAAGAAGAGGAAAACAATAGAAACCCCAGAAAGCAGCTCTGCATATTCATCCCCTGCAGTTTCTTGGAGTGGGACCAAAAGAAAAACT AGTaaaggaaaaggaaagaaagTGAAAAGTGATGAAAAGGAAGAAGACAACCCAAGGCAAGTGGTGCATGTAAGAGCCAAGAGAGGTCAAGCAACTGATAGTCACAGTTTAGCTGAAAGG GTGAGAAGAGGAAAAATTAATGAAAGACTTAAGTGTTTGCAAGACATTGTTCCTGGATGTTACAAG TCTATGGGCATGGCAGTAATGTTGGATGAAATAATTAATTACGTGCAATCCTTGCAAAATCAAGTGGAG TTCCTCTCTATGAAGCTTTCTGCAGCAAGCACATATAATAACTTCAACTCAGAGACATACATTTTGGAGACACTGCAG AGAGCAAAGGCATATGAAGCACACATAATGCAGAAGCTAAGGAAAGAAGGATGTGAAGGGGTGGCTTCTTCTAATCAAATTGGCCCTCTTGACCACAGTTTTGGTTGCTATCCCCAGTTGCCTTATAACACCTAA